The following are from one region of the Sandaracinus amylolyticus genome:
- a CDS encoding YkgJ family cysteine cluster protein: protein MRAVTHRYEDPLDRIWITCAERIGLRVVRLEGAYATSDGRGTLAIATPPELDADDSLAQMIFHELCHSLVQGPESFEQPDWGLDNESDRDVVREHACLRLQALLTRPLGLAGVLAPTTDFRLFWDALGPDPLAPHDDPSVPLARLAFVRTHQGPWAPHLREALLATAAIAQATAAHGSHAPGSLWSRVEPPRPRHPTTELPLAPAGTAGEHETCGTCAWAARHGTGRRCLHAERPTRTSSPACERWEPATLDCQACGACCREAFDTLLLHGRERIARRHPELVVVRDDVLEIPRPGGRCPALEGDGSASARYACRVYDDRPRTCRDFTVGSANCLLARRRVGLAI, encoded by the coding sequence ATGCGCGCCGTCACGCACCGCTACGAGGACCCTCTCGATCGCATCTGGATCACGTGCGCCGAGCGCATCGGTCTGCGCGTGGTGCGGCTCGAGGGTGCGTACGCGACGTCCGACGGGCGCGGCACGCTCGCGATCGCGACGCCGCCCGAGCTCGATGCCGACGACTCGCTCGCGCAGATGATCTTCCACGAGCTCTGCCACTCGCTCGTGCAGGGTCCCGAGTCGTTCGAGCAGCCCGACTGGGGCCTCGACAACGAGAGCGATCGCGACGTGGTGCGCGAGCACGCGTGCCTGCGCCTGCAGGCGCTGCTCACGCGGCCGCTCGGGCTCGCGGGCGTGCTCGCGCCGACGACGGACTTCCGGCTCTTCTGGGACGCGCTGGGGCCCGACCCGCTCGCGCCGCACGACGATCCCTCGGTGCCGCTCGCGCGGCTCGCGTTCGTGCGCACCCACCAGGGCCCGTGGGCACCGCACCTGCGCGAGGCGCTGCTCGCGACCGCGGCGATCGCGCAGGCGACCGCGGCGCACGGATCGCACGCGCCGGGCTCGCTGTGGTCGCGCGTGGAGCCGCCGCGACCGCGCCATCCGACGACCGAGCTCCCGCTGGCGCCGGCGGGCACGGCCGGCGAGCACGAGACCTGCGGGACCTGCGCGTGGGCGGCGCGTCACGGCACCGGGCGGCGCTGCCTCCATGCCGAGCGCCCGACCCGCACGTCGTCTCCGGCGTGCGAGCGATGGGAGCCCGCGACGCTCGACTGCCAGGCGTGCGGCGCGTGCTGCCGCGAGGCGTTCGACACGCTCTTGCTGCACGGCCGCGAGCGCATCGCGCGGCGTCATCCCGAGCTGGTCGTGGTGCGCGACGACGTGCTCGAGATCCCGCGCCCCGGGGGCCGCTGCCCCGCGCTCGAGGGCGATGGGAGCGCGAGCGCGCGCTACGCGTGCCGGGTGTACGACGATCGTCCGCGCACCTGCCGCGACTTCACGGTGGGCAGCGCGAACTGCCTGCTCGCGCGACGCCGCGTGGGACTGGCGATCTAG